The following nucleotide sequence is from Cucumis melo cultivar AY chromosome 1, USDA_Cmelo_AY_1.0, whole genome shotgun sequence.
GTACAACCAGTCTTTTGaatcagttgaccaggaaggggactccttttgtttggagcccaacatgtgagagtagcttccaggagcttaagcagaagcttgtgACTACGCCAGTCCTTACAGTGCTAGATTAATCTACAAGTTTTGTGATCTACAATGACGCCTCCAAGAAAGGACTGAGTTTTGTTTTGATGTAGCAAGGTACGAAGGTTGCTTATGcctctcgtcagttgaagagtcatgagtagaactaccctacccattaTTTAGAGTTGGCAACAATTGTTTTTGCACTAAAGATGTGGAGACACTACTTgtatggtgagaagatacaaATTTTTACTAACCACAAAAGCCTGAAATACTTCTTAACCCaaaaggagttgaacatgagacagAGAAGATGCTTAGAGTTAGTAAAGGACTATGATTGTGAGATTCTGTATCACCCAAGTAAGGTGAATGTGGTAGTTGATACGCTTAGTcggaaggtatcacattcagcagcacttattactgAGCAGGCTCCTTTGCTTAAGGACTTTgagagagctgagattgcaATTTTAATAGGGGAAGTTACCTTACAGTTGGCTCAGCTGTCAGTGCAGCCGACCTTGAGACAGAGGATGATTGTTGCTCAGCTAAAGGACCcatatttggttgagaagcgtcgCATGGCAGAAGCAGGACAGGATGAGAAGTTCTCCATAACCTCTGATGATGGACTTATGTTTGAGAGGCGTTTATTCGTCCCAGCAGACGGTGCATAGTTCTTCATTTTCTATGCATCCTAGTAGTatgaagatgtaccaggacttaaagCGAGTTTACTGGTGACgaaatatgaagagagaagtggcaaaCTTcattagtagatgcttggtatGCCAGCAGGTCAAGGTACCAAGACAGAGGCGAGCCGATTTGTttcaacccttgagtgtgccagggtggaagtgggagagtatGTCTATGGAGTTCATTTCAGGACTGCCTAGAACCTTGACAGGCTATACGGTGATTTGAGTTGTTGTTGACAGGCTCACAAAGTCAGCTCATTTCATCTAAGtaaaatccacttacactgccagtaagtgagGACAGTTATACATGACTGAGATAGTAAGGTTGCATGGAGTGCATGTATCTattgtttctgacagagatgctcgtttcacatcaaagttctggaaaggactttaGCTTGCATTGGTCACaaggttagacttcagcacaacctttcatcctcagactgatggtTAAACAAAAAGGCTAAACaagattttggaagatatgctaTGAGCTTGTGTGCTGGTGTTTttagggagttgggactcttATTTGCATTCGATGAAGTTGtcctataataacagttaccaAGCTACCATtagcatggcaccgtttgaggctctgtatggtaggTGTTGTAGGTCTTCTATTTGTTGGGttgaggttggtgagcagagaatGTTAGGCTCTGAGTTTTTTCATACCACCAATGTAGCCATACAGAAAATTAGAGTTTGTATGTTGACAGCGCAGAGCAGatagaagagttatgctgatgaaCAACGTAAGGATCTagagtttgatgtgggagacatggtttttctAAATGTAGCATCTATGAAAGGTGTTTTGAGGTTCGAAAAGAAGGGGAAGTTATGTCCATGTTTTGTAGagccatttgagatacttgagCGAATTGGCCCCGTAGCTTACCATTTGGCGTTGCCTCCTGCATTTTCTATAGTTCATAATGTGTTCCATGTCTATATGCAGACCCGACACATGTAGTTGACTTTGAGCCATTGTAAATTAATGAGAACTTGAGTTATGAGGAGCAACCTGTTCAGATTTTAGACAGAGAGATCAAGATGCTTCGTAATAGACATTTGATTTGTTGTAGATTGGATGATGGAAAAAACAGCAAGCCGCTTGACCTTTCACACGAGGTGAAGGGTCAAAAAATTTGAGTTGTGAAAATGTTGGATGATCTGGTCAAAGAAGGTGATAGCCCTGTAGATTCGTTCCCATGGTTCGATCCTTCCTAGTCAAACACGGCGTGTTCGAATTCTGATTGGTCAGGATGCTTCGTAATAGAGGAATTgcactggtcaaagttctttggcaAAACAACGGAGTTGAAAaggccacatgggagagagaagatggTATGAGAGCCCAGTATCCTGAGCTATttgaggattagaactttcgaggatgaaagtttctcaaaggaggaaagattgtaacaccccaaattAAGGTAACTTATCCTTAGTTATCTTAAGTTAAAATTTTGATTAGTATTGGAATTAATTTGggtgttaattaatttaattgttgaaatatttgatttgtgGATATTGGAATCTATTAGGTATTTTgtaaaatatctaattgtttaaatttggaatCTTTGATTAAAGTTGTTTGCTATAAGAGATTTGTATTtgggagaaatttgattaattatatatgattatgtaattAAGTAAATTTGAAGTTGAAATGATTATATTATgtacataatataattatgtaaggatatttattttaggaaagataaaggtgatttgattggagagagagggagatttgagtttaaaaaaagtagatttgatgggtttaaacgaagagagagatggagttgttttatttggaataaaataagtaaaagataaaagaaaagtaataataattatattaatattatttcatTAAATAGCCCATTGTAAAGCGTGAGATGTTgatattcatcatcttcctcaagAAACCCTAATCACACATCAAGGAAACCCTAGTAAGAAAATTTGCTGCCACCGCCGTCGTTTTTCATGGTCGACAGCCATCAAAACCATCCATCGGTCATCACATCTTTTCTGTCGCAGCCACCGCATCAGCCGTCTGTCTTCGTCTTCGTTCGACAACTAATCACCTTCTGCCACATCGTTCCGTCGAGCAGCAACCGTTGATGAACCATCAGCCGTCGTCGTTGTCTAAGTTAGCCAGTGAGTCGCTCCCAGGGAAGTTGTCGCCCAAGCCATCCCTTCATGAGCTAACCCGAGCTGTACGCAACTCCAGTCGTAAGCTAGTCCTCGCATCGAGTTGTCGCCAGTTGCAACCTTCTTCAAGACGAGCGTAGCCTAACTGAGTCGACCCTACGCGTGTGAGCCTCCTACCCGAGCCTTTTTCCCTACCTTCGCCGAGTCGATCCCCGTCTCCGAAGCCATATGAGCTGCCAAGCTTAATTTTAACCCCTTTTTCATCTATTTTTTGTAAGTTTTATTTGGGTTTGGTTTAATGCCCAACAAAGAGTAATTTTTAGATCttagataatttaattttagattatttaGTTAGATTTTGTCTGGAAGTTTGAGCTGTGGATTTTTTCCCAACCAAGGAGAAGTCGGATTCAACCTtaactttgggtaagttaaatAATTGAACTTTTGGGTCTTTAAGCAACCAGTAAATTTATTGTCTTAGTATTTTACCCTTAATGTGTGTCGTTACAGTTTCCCTTTTACAAAGCTCTGCTAATTTTTTATTTGGATATTTTCATTGCTCTACTGAGCTATTTAAGTTCAAGAAGCATGCATCGTTAATAGGTTAGCCGCACATATTGTATTGTTTGTTCTTTATGAAGAATTCGATAAAATAGTGTggttgaaaaaaacaactttttatGGGTGTGGCTACAAATTTTGAGAGCAGTTTGATAAAAACTACCCTTGATTTGGAAATATATTACATTGAGAAGGATTTTTCATCCTTAGGGGAGCCTATGGTTCATTCTTGAAGTGAACAAAGTTAAAAAGATAAGAAGAGAAAGATTGATTTTAGTGGGAGGGAGTCTCATAAGCTAATGAGAGCCAAAGTTGTAAGAAAAGAAAGAGGCTCACATCTAGAAGGAGTTTAGGTGTTCACTAAGTTAAGCTCTTCAGTTGTCACAATATTTTTGAGTATGTATAGATAAGTACAATGTTGCAATCATTTTACTTAATTATATTAGTGGATTATCTTTATTGTATAGTGCCCTTCAATAGTATCTAGGTGTTAAATcaccgaactgggttaccaactCTTCTGTGTTACTGTTGTATTCCTTTTTGTGATTTACTATGTCTTTGTACTTGCTAGGGCATGTTGTGTAACACCTCTAATGTTTCTAAAAGATTCACTTTTCAAAAGTTCAATTGGTATTAAAGTGGGTCACATTTATCTCAAATGCTTTAATCAtgaaaaattctaaaaaatgtTGTTCTACTACACTCTCCCTGTCCTTGAGAAACAAACTATGCTTACTGGAAGGCTCACATGAAAGTCTTTTCGAAGTCACTCGACAACTAATCGTGGAagtaaattgttataaaatggAGTGATCAAACCGCTACAAATGA
It contains:
- the LOC127148467 gene encoding uncharacterized protein LOC127148467 encodes the protein MWRHYLYGEKIQIFTNHKSLKYFLTQKELNMRQRRCLELVKDYDCEILYHPSKVNVVVDTLSRKVSHSAALITEQAPLLKDFERAEIAILIGEVTLQLAQLSVQPTLRQRMIVAQLKDPYLVEKRRMAEAGQDEKFSITSDDGLMFERRLFVPADGA